One part of the Desulfonema ishimotonii genome encodes these proteins:
- a CDS encoding TonB-dependent receptor plug domain-containing protein: MKYPHRGRYRMPLILPILCVWMILAFALPDRAGYPAAVPEPDIDFTQFSLEELKNVKIVSASKKPERISEVPAAVFVITRQDIRRSGATSIPEALRMAPGVQVARISATEWAVSMRDVNALFANKLLVLIDGRNIYTHVFSGVFWDMQDTLLEDIERIEVIRGPGAALWGVNAVNGVINIITRNARETQGNQFTALGGTEEGVGTLRHGNTIGENGHYRVYAKYFNRGKLFEGDKHILNDLSTSDWRSWRGGFRMDWAPEKEADTLMVQGEIFKNRFNSEETVFSDEAPHLVTGDETSNASGGHLLGRWQRTLSPASDMALRFYYDYYDKEFDRGQVRVHTTDLDVQHRFTPFERHEIIWGANWRFISDHFSETFEISTDPSDSDQHFYSAFVQDRIQLLPDRLNLTLGAKFEHNDDTGTEIQPSARLLWRPRPGHELWGAVSRAARVPSRLENDGVTRSLMASDERDTILRYMGNSALEAETLIAYEVGYRFQPTNTLWFSVAGFYHDYDDLITLEYRGTADENGNEVLLLEYGNSLDGESYGLELSAFWQVARTWQLQGAYTFLETRMQERVGEVDSDTEKLLFPESNPRNQVSLRSAWNMTRRLDLDLWFRYVDRLSENDVDEYVTLDARLAWTPIPSLELSVVGQNLLEPKHAEFSTLEIERSVYFKLDWCF, translated from the coding sequence ATGAAATACCCTCACAGGGGGCGATACCGGATGCCGTTGATACTGCCGATCCTGTGCGTCTGGATGATCCTGGCCTTTGCCCTGCCGGACCGGGCCGGTTATCCGGCCGCTGTTCCGGAGCCGGATATCGATTTCACCCAGTTCAGCCTGGAAGAGCTGAAAAACGTAAAGATCGTCTCCGCCTCCAAAAAACCGGAACGGATTTCCGAAGTGCCGGCCGCCGTATTTGTCATCACCCGGCAGGATATCCGGCGGTCGGGGGCCACCAGCATTCCCGAAGCCCTGCGCATGGCCCCGGGCGTTCAGGTGGCCCGCATCTCGGCCACGGAATGGGCCGTCAGTATGCGCGATGTCAACGCGCTGTTTGCCAACAAGCTGCTGGTACTCATTGACGGGCGAAACATCTACACCCACGTTTTTTCCGGGGTGTTCTGGGATATGCAGGATACTCTTCTGGAGGATATCGAGCGGATTGAGGTGATCAGAGGACCCGGCGCGGCCCTCTGGGGCGTCAATGCGGTCAACGGCGTGATCAATATCATCACCCGGAACGCCAGAGAAACACAGGGCAATCAGTTCACGGCCCTGGGCGGGACCGAGGAGGGCGTCGGCACGCTCCGACATGGAAATACCATCGGGGAGAACGGCCACTACCGCGTTTACGCCAAATATTTTAACCGGGGCAAGCTGTTTGAGGGCGACAAGCATATTCTCAACGACCTCTCCACAAGCGACTGGCGTTCCTGGCGGGGAGGATTCCGCATGGACTGGGCCCCTGAAAAAGAGGCGGATACCCTGATGGTCCAGGGGGAGATATTCAAAAACCGGTTCAATTCGGAGGAGACGGTCTTTTCTGACGAGGCCCCGCATCTGGTGACAGGGGATGAAACCTCCAACGCATCCGGCGGTCATCTGCTGGGGCGGTGGCAGCGCACCCTCTCACCGGCCTCGGATATGGCTCTCCGGTTCTATTACGATTATTATGATAAGGAATTTGACCGGGGACAGGTCCGGGTTCATACCACGGACCTTGATGTCCAGCACCGGTTTACCCCGTTTGAACGGCACGAGATCATCTGGGGGGCAAACTGGCGCTTTATCTCAGACCATTTCAGCGAGACCTTTGAGATCAGCACAGACCCCTCAGATTCGGACCAGCATTTTTACAGCGCCTTTGTTCAGGACCGGATTCAGCTCCTCCCGGACCGCCTTAACCTGACCCTGGGGGCGAAGTTTGAACACAACGACGACACCGGCACGGAGATACAGCCCAGTGCCCGGCTGCTCTGGAGACCCCGGCCCGGCCATGAGCTCTGGGGCGCGGTGTCGCGGGCGGCCCGCGTTCCCTCCCGCCTGGAGAACGACGGTGTCACCCGGTCCCTTATGGCTTCGGATGAACGTGATACCATTCTCCGGTATATGGGGAACAGCGCCCTGGAGGCCGAAACCCTGATCGCATACGAAGTCGGATACCGGTTTCAGCCGACAAATACCCTCTGGTTCAGTGTTGCCGGATTTTATCATGATTATGACGACCTGATTACCCTTGAATACCGGGGCACGGCGGATGAAAACGGAAACGAGGTGCTGCTGCTTGAATATGGCAACAGCCTGGACGGAGAGTCCTACGGTCTTGAACTGTCGGCCTTCTGGCAGGTGGCCCGGACCTGGCAGTTGCAGGGGGCATACACCTTTCTGGAAACCCGGATGCAGGAACGGGTGGGAGAGGTTGATTCGGATACGGAAAAACTGCTGTTTCCAGAGAGTAACCCCCGGAACCAGGTTTCCCTGCGGTCTGCCTGGAACATGACCCGGCGGCTTGATCTGGACCTGTGGTTCCGGTATGTGGACCGCCTTTCGGAGAACGATGTGGATGAATATGTCACCCTGGACGCCCGGCTGGCCTGGACGCCCATTCCGTCCCTGGAACTCTCTGTTGTGGGGCAGAACCTGCTGGAGCCGAAGCACGCCGAATTTTCCACCCTTGAGATCGAACGCAGCGTTTACTTCAAGCTCGACTGGTGCTTTTAG
- a CDS encoding diguanylate cyclase, with protein sequence MSDEQTPRYKILIVDDVPKNIQIVANILQNQGYSMAFAQSGDAALELTRTNPFDLILLDIMMPDMDGFEVCKRLRENPSTRHVPILFLTAKTDTESVVRGFETGGMDYVIKPVKEAELLARVRTHLELYRSRRKLQGINARLSREITERRQAERRYRSFYENAVQGMFQSTFSGQITTLNPAYAHILGYGSPEEVIALENVGEVFYENPADRVKMIEALRVKGMLTNYELKILKKDGSPAWIMVNARLVKYDPDGDPMIEGIVIEHTAQKLAEEKLRLSREKFRHQATHDNLTGLYNTRYLYHALDRLIRCSAEEGSRFSLIFTDVDNFKRVVDTYGHLKGSRTLQEMAKTVQDCIEEPAYGVAYGGDEFVVVLPGLDKAGAIRKAEEIRNRIRETPYLTGQGHEVYIRASFGVATYPEDASDVNGLLALADQAMFNVKGEGKDAVRASGEQLTVSS encoded by the coding sequence ATGTCTGATGAGCAAACACCCAGATACAAGATTCTGATTGTTGATGATGTCCCCAAAAACATCCAGATTGTCGCCAATATTCTGCAAAACCAGGGGTACAGCATGGCCTTTGCCCAGAGCGGTGATGCCGCGCTGGAACTGACCCGGACCAACCCCTTTGACCTCATTCTGCTTGATATTATGATGCCGGACATGGACGGGTTCGAGGTCTGCAAGCGGCTCCGGGAAAATCCGTCAACCCGCCATGTGCCGATCCTGTTTCTGACGGCCAAGACCGATACGGAGAGTGTGGTCCGGGGGTTTGAAACCGGCGGCATGGATTATGTCATCAAGCCGGTCAAGGAGGCCGAACTGCTGGCGCGGGTCAGAACCCATCTGGAGCTGTACCGGTCCCGCAGGAAATTGCAGGGGATTAACGCCCGGCTGAGCCGGGAGATTACGGAACGCCGCCAGGCTGAACGGCGTTATCGGAGTTTTTATGAGAATGCGGTTCAGGGCATGTTTCAGAGTACTTTTTCCGGACAGATCACAACCCTCAACCCGGCCTATGCCCATATTCTGGGATATGGTTCTCCTGAAGAGGTCATCGCATTGGAGAACGTGGGGGAGGTGTTTTATGAAAATCCGGCAGACCGGGTGAAGATGATCGAGGCGCTCCGGGTGAAAGGGATGCTGACCAACTATGAGCTGAAGATCCTGAAAAAGGACGGCTCCCCGGCCTGGATCATGGTCAACGCCCGCCTGGTGAAATACGACCCGGACGGCGATCCCATGATCGAGGGCATTGTGATTGAGCATACGGCCCAGAAGCTGGCAGAGGAAAAACTCCGTCTCAGCCGGGAGAAATTCCGGCATCAGGCGACCCATGATAACCTGACCGGCCTGTATAACACCCGGTATCTGTACCACGCCCTGGACAGGCTGATCAGATGCAGTGCCGAAGAGGGCTCTCGGTTTTCCCTGATTTTCACGGATGTGGATAATTTCAAACGGGTGGTGGACACTTACGGGCATCTCAAAGGGAGCCGCACCCTTCAGGAGATGGCAAAAACAGTCCAGGACTGTATTGAGGAGCCTGCCTATGGCGTGGCCTATGGGGGCGACGAATTTGTGGTGGTGCTGCCGGGGTTGGACAAGGCCGGAGCGATCCGAAAGGCCGAGGAGATCCGGAACCGGATTCGGGAGACGCCGTATCTGACCGGGCAGGGGCATGAGGTGTATATCCGTGCGAGTTTCGGGGTCGCCACCTATCCCGAGGATGCCTCAGATGTAAACGGCCTGCTGGCGCTGGCGGATCAGGCCATGTTCAACGTCAAGGGAGAGGGGAAAGACGCCGTGCGTGCCAGCGGGGAACAGTTGACAGTGAGCAGTTAA
- a CDS encoding ATP-binding protein, producing the protein MRTFTPSIKHKLILIIMITSGITLLLASIAFVTKEILSFRQKLVEDLSTLAEVVGMNSEGALVFDDRYTAERHLAAFRTHPGIVFACIYRADGGVFAVYSATGHFEKGTPPTLRGTSHYFDDRYLYLFQQIFVEREMIGTVFIQHDLKEMRLELKEYMVIVCTIIFVGFLVALMLSSFLQRIISRPIRELAGTARTITQEKDYSVRARKYSEDEIGMLIDGFNEMLREIQSREKELSAHREHLEELIIERTAALQKTNEALLRAKEAAESANRAKSEFLANMSHEIRTPMNAVLGFTELLYPTVTEEKQKNYLEAIRSGGKNLLTLINDILDLSKIEARKMELQCEPVNLRAVLEEIKGIFSLRIREKGLVFAMEIDPSVPESLMLDEVRVRQMIFNLMGNAVKFTPSGYIRLSVCRHVPPGREGPPDLVIAVTDTGIGIPEESMAKIFEAFGQQEGQSNKKYGGTGLGLTITKRLAEVMGGEIRVQSKVGRGSRFEIVLHNVVCDTVMTESPAIPDPGAIRAGDIVFDGAIVLVVDDIQANRNLVRAYLQDMSIRFTEAENGKQAIQAARQERPDLILMDIRMPVMDGCIATEQIRGDVVLKDIPVIALTASGVKSEQERIMKYGFDGILTKPFNREDLICKISHFIPYHKTGTGMQKAGGKTIRISLDALKKMPELIRQLEGDFSTSCQKARQNGFFDDIAAFADQVKALGRTYSLHILEEFGENLTTQVDSFDIEKINATLDRYPALIEQIRTLYGKATEEMKYV; encoded by the coding sequence ATGCGGACATTTACCCCTTCCATCAAGCACAAACTGATTCTGATCATTATGATTACCAGCGGCATTACCCTGCTGCTGGCCTCCATCGCCTTTGTCACCAAGGAGATCCTCTCTTTCCGGCAGAAGCTGGTTGAGGATCTCTCCACTCTGGCCGAGGTCGTGGGCATGAATAGCGAGGGCGCGCTGGTCTTTGACGACCGGTACACGGCAGAGCGCCATCTGGCCGCATTCAGGACGCATCCGGGAATTGTCTTTGCCTGTATCTACCGGGCTGACGGCGGGGTCTTTGCCGTCTATTCGGCCACGGGTCACTTTGAGAAGGGGACGCCGCCCACTCTCAGGGGGACCAGTCACTACTTTGACGATCGGTATCTCTACCTGTTTCAGCAGATCTTCGTGGAGCGGGAAATGATCGGGACGGTTTTTATCCAGCACGACCTGAAGGAGATGCGGCTGGAGCTGAAGGAATACATGGTGATCGTGTGTACGATTATTTTTGTGGGATTTCTGGTGGCCCTGATGCTCTCCTCCTTTCTTCAGCGGATTATCTCCAGGCCGATCCGGGAACTGGCCGGGACCGCCCGGACGATTACCCAGGAAAAGGATTATTCCGTGCGCGCCCGGAAGTACAGCGAAGATGAGATCGGGATGCTGATTGACGGGTTTAACGAAATGCTCCGGGAGATCCAGTCCCGGGAAAAGGAGCTGTCCGCCCACCGGGAACACCTGGAAGAGCTGATCATTGAGCGGACCGCCGCGCTTCAGAAAACCAATGAGGCCCTGCTTCGGGCCAAAGAGGCCGCAGAGTCGGCCAACCGTGCCAAAAGCGAATTTCTGGCCAATATGTCTCACGAGATACGCACGCCCATGAACGCGGTGCTGGGGTTCACCGAACTGCTCTACCCCACGGTCACGGAGGAGAAGCAGAAGAACTACCTGGAAGCGATCCGTTCCGGCGGGAAGAATCTCCTCACCCTGATTAACGACATCCTGGACCTGTCCAAGATCGAGGCCCGGAAGATGGAGCTTCAGTGTGAGCCGGTCAATCTCAGGGCCGTGCTTGAGGAGATTAAGGGTATTTTTTCTCTCAGAATCAGGGAGAAGGGGCTGGTGTTTGCAATGGAGATCGACCCCAGTGTCCCTGAAAGCCTGATGCTGGACGAGGTCCGGGTGCGGCAGATGATTTTCAATCTCATGGGCAATGCCGTCAAGTTCACTCCGTCCGGCTACATTCGCCTGTCGGTCTGCCGTCACGTGCCTCCGGGGCGGGAGGGGCCGCCGGATCTGGTGATCGCGGTGACGGACACGGGGATCGGCATTCCCGAAGAGTCGATGGCGAAGATATTCGAGGCCTTTGGGCAGCAGGAGGGGCAGAGCAATAAAAAATACGGCGGCACCGGCCTGGGCCTGACCATCACCAAAAGGCTGGCCGAGGTGATGGGCGGTGAGATCCGGGTTCAGAGCAAGGTGGGCCGGGGGAGCCGGTTTGAAATTGTCCTGCACAATGTGGTCTGTGACACCGTAATGACTGAATCACCGGCCATTCCTGATCCCGGTGCAATCCGGGCCGGGGATATCGTCTTTGACGGGGCCATCGTTCTGGTGGTCGATGATATCCAGGCCAACCGGAACCTGGTCCGGGCCTATCTTCAGGATATGTCCATCCGGTTCACGGAGGCTGAAAACGGCAAGCAGGCGATTCAGGCCGCCCGGCAGGAGCGGCCTGACCTGATTCTGATGGATATCCGGATGCCGGTCATGGACGGCTGCATCGCCACGGAACAGATTCGCGGCGATGTGGTGTTAAAGGACATTCCTGTCATCGCGCTGACCGCTTCCGGGGTAAAGTCGGAGCAGGAGCGGATTATGAAGTACGGGTTTGACGGGATTCTGACCAAGCCCTTTAACCGTGAAGATCTGATTTGCAAAATATCCCATTTTATTCCGTATCACAAAACCGGAACCGGGATGCAGAAGGCGGGCGGCAAAACGATCCGCATTTCGCTGGACGCCCTGAAGAAAATGCCGGAGCTGATCCGCCAGCTGGAGGGCGATTTTTCCACCTCATGCCAAAAGGCCCGCCAGAATGGCTTTTTTGATGATATTGCCGCCTTTGCGGATCAGGTGAAGGCCCTGGGCAGAACCTATTCGCTCCATATTCTTGAGGAATTCGGGGAAAATCTCACCACACAGGTTGACAGTTTTGACATCGAGAAGATTAACGCCACACTCGACCGCTATCCGGCGCTGATTGAGCAGATCAGAACCCTATACGGAAAGGCGACAGAGGAGATGAAGTATGTCTGA
- a CDS encoding YfiR family protein, which yields MTDAPCKKRIARMAGMLGLMVIWAGLLCPARSPAQPLAGSEYQVKAGFIFHFVRFTQWPVSAFSGPDSPLVICIAAQGADADILFGLSGKVIRHREIIVRRYRPAAEADVGPCHLLFIASEDRAYVRELLSDNKKPNLLTVGETGGFTKMGGIINFFMKDNRLRFEVSRTAAREAGLKFSAQLLMSAEIVRGGE from the coding sequence ATGACCGACGCCCCGTGTAAGAAACGCATTGCCCGGATGGCGGGAATGCTCGGCCTTATGGTGATCTGGGCGGGCCTTCTCTGTCCGGCCCGCTCTCCGGCCCAGCCCCTGGCCGGTTCGGAGTATCAGGTCAAGGCCGGATTTATTTTTCACTTTGTGCGCTTTACCCAGTGGCCGGTAAGCGCTTTTTCCGGCCCGGACAGCCCACTGGTGATCTGCATCGCCGCACAGGGGGCGGATGCGGATATCCTCTTCGGACTGAGCGGCAAGGTCATCCGGCACCGGGAAATCATCGTCAGAAGATACCGCCCGGCCGCAGAGGCCGACGTCGGTCCCTGCCACCTGCTTTTTATCGCCTCAGAAGACAGGGCATATGTCCGGGAACTGTTGTCAGATAATAAAAAACCGAACCTGCTGACGGTCGGAGAGACCGGGGGATTTACGAAAATGGGGGGGATTATCAATTTTTTTATGAAAGACAACCGGCTGCGATTTGAGGTCAGCCGGACAGCGGCCCGTGAGGCAGGCCTGAAGTTCAGCGCCCAGCTTCTGATGTCGGCAGAGATCGTCCGGGGAGGGGAATAA